One genomic segment of Acanthochromis polyacanthus isolate Apoly-LR-REF ecotype Palm Island chromosome 9, KAUST_Apoly_ChrSc, whole genome shotgun sequence includes these proteins:
- the LOC110968791 gene encoding nicotinamide riboside kinase 2-like isoform X2: MCGETCSSLFFPCSVSVITALDMEAMISTIKGWQENPVKFARSHGISLSPEAEKSDSEDKGVHILIVEGFLIYNYKPFIDIYDKCFYISIPYEECKRRRSARTYTVPDPPGLFDGHVWPMYLKHRKEMEDNCDRIEYLDGMTSKEDIYNKVYESVQNCLLNKL, encoded by the exons ATGTGTGGTGAAACCTGTTCTTCTCTGTTCTTTCCTTGTTCTGTATCAGTGATCACAGCTCTGGACATGGAGGCTATGATCAGCACTATCAAAGGCTGGCAGGAGAACCCTGTCAAGTTTGCCCGCTCACATGGCATCAGTCTCTCACCTGAAGCTGAGAAATCTGACTCAGAGGACAAGGGGGTCCATATTCTCATTGTGGAGGGGTTCCTCATCTACAACTACAA GCCTTTTATTGACATCTATGACAAATGTTTCTACATTTCCATTCCTTATGAGGAGTGCAAAAGGAGGAGAAG TGCAAGGACATATACAGTCCCTGATCCCCCCGGCCTGTTCGATGGCCACGTCTGGCCCATGTACttgaaacacagaaaagagaTGGAGGACAACTGTGACAGAATAg AGTACCTTGATGGAATGACATCAAAAGAGGATATCTACAACAAAGTGTACGAAAGTGTTCAGAACTGTCTCCTGAACAAATTAtag
- the LOC110968791 gene encoding nicotinamide riboside kinase 2-like isoform X1, whose amino-acid sequence MKIIIGIGGVTNGGKTTLTNRLLKTLPNCCVVHQDDFFKKPDQIEVGEDGFRQWDVITALDMEAMISTIKGWQENPVKFARSHGISLSPEAEKSDSEDKGVHILIVEGFLIYNYKPFIDIYDKCFYISIPYEECKRRRSARTYTVPDPPGLFDGHVWPMYLKHRKEMEDNCDRIEYLDGMTSKEDIYNKVYESVQNCLLNKL is encoded by the exons atgaagatcATCATTGGCATTGGAGG AGTGACCAACGGTGGGAAGACTACTTTGACAAATAGACTACTAAAGACATTACCCAACTGTTGTGTGGTGCATCAGGATGACTTTTTCAAG AAACCCGATCAAATAGAAGTCGGGGAGGACGGCTTTAGACAGTGGGATG TGATCACAGCTCTGGACATGGAGGCTATGATCAGCACTATCAAAGGCTGGCAGGAGAACCCTGTCAAGTTTGCCCGCTCACATGGCATCAGTCTCTCACCTGAAGCTGAGAAATCTGACTCAGAGGACAAGGGGGTCCATATTCTCATTGTGGAGGGGTTCCTCATCTACAACTACAA GCCTTTTATTGACATCTATGACAAATGTTTCTACATTTCCATTCCTTATGAGGAGTGCAAAAGGAGGAGAAG TGCAAGGACATATACAGTCCCTGATCCCCCCGGCCTGTTCGATGGCCACGTCTGGCCCATGTACttgaaacacagaaaagagaTGGAGGACAACTGTGACAGAATAg AGTACCTTGATGGAATGACATCAAAAGAGGATATCTACAACAAAGTGTACGAAAGTGTTCAGAACTGTCTCCTGAACAAATTAtag
- the LOC110968791 gene encoding nicotinamide riboside kinase 2-like isoform X3, producing the protein MEAMISTIKGWQENPVKFARSHGISLSPEAEKSDSEDKGVHILIVEGFLIYNYKPFIDIYDKCFYISIPYEECKRRRSARTYTVPDPPGLFDGHVWPMYLKHRKEMEDNCDRIEYLDGMTSKEDIYNKVYESVQNCLLNKL; encoded by the exons ATGGAGGCTATGATCAGCACTATCAAAGGCTGGCAGGAGAACCCTGTCAAGTTTGCCCGCTCACATGGCATCAGTCTCTCACCTGAAGCTGAGAAATCTGACTCAGAGGACAAGGGGGTCCATATTCTCATTGTGGAGGGGTTCCTCATCTACAACTACAA GCCTTTTATTGACATCTATGACAAATGTTTCTACATTTCCATTCCTTATGAGGAGTGCAAAAGGAGGAGAAG TGCAAGGACATATACAGTCCCTGATCCCCCCGGCCTGTTCGATGGCCACGTCTGGCCCATGTACttgaaacacagaaaagagaTGGAGGACAACTGTGACAGAATAg AGTACCTTGATGGAATGACATCAAAAGAGGATATCTACAACAAAGTGTACGAAAGTGTTCAGAACTGTCTCCTGAACAAATTAtag